Proteins from one Mercurialis annua linkage group LG7, ddMerAnnu1.2, whole genome shotgun sequence genomic window:
- the LOC126654660 gene encoding homeobox-leucine zipper protein HAT22-like, with protein MGCLDEQVCNTGLVLGLGFSTSKPDTNQNNQKSIVKISSNNYEPSLSLGLGSVDLIRQASSPLSCSAISNSFSSGRVKREREFSSEDTEVEKISSRIASDEDEDGNTRKKLRLTKQQSALLEESFKQHSTLNPKQKQALARQLNLRARQVEVWFQNRRARTKLKQTEVDCEFLKKCCETLTDENRRLQKEIQELKALKMAQPFYMHMPAATLTMCPSCERIGGVGETASAKNNNPFSLAPNKSHHFYNPFTNPSAAC; from the exons ATGGGCTGTCTTGATGAACAAGTTTGCAACACAGGTCTTGTTCTAGGTTTAGGGTTCTCAACCTCAAAACCAGACACCAaccaaaataatcaaaaatccaTAGTCAAGATTAGTAGTAATAATTATGAGCCATCACTGAGTCTGGGACTCGGTTCTGTAGATTTGATTCGTCAAGCGTCTTCTCCACTGAGTTGCAGCGCTATCTCTAATTCTTTCTCGAGTGGTAGGGTTAAAAGAGAGCGAGAATTTAGCAGTGAAGATACAGAAGTTGAGAAGATTTCTTCAAGAATTGCTagtgatgaagatgaagatggtAATACTAGAAAGAAATTAAGGCTTACTAAACAACAATCTGCTCTTTTAGAAGAAAGTTTCAAGCAACACAGTACTCTTAATCCT AAGCAAAAACAAGCTTTAGCTAGGCAGTTAAATCTAAGGGCTAGACAAGTTGAAGTATGGTTCCAAAACAGAAGAGCCAg GACAAAGCTGAAGCAAACAGAAGTGGACTGTGAATTCTTGAAAAAATGCTGTGAAACCTTAACTGATGAAAATAGAAGGCTAcaaaaagaaattcaagaattaAAAGCTTTGAAAATGGCTCAGCCATTTTACATGCACATGCCGGCAGCAACCCTAACTATGTGTCCATCTTGCGAAAGAATTGGTGGTGTTGGTGAGACTGCTTCAGCAAagaataataatccattttcaTTGGCTCCTAATAAATCTCATCATTTCTATAATCCATTCACTAATCCTTCAGCAGcatgttaa